One Dromiciops gliroides isolate mDroGli1 chromosome 3, mDroGli1.pri, whole genome shotgun sequence DNA segment encodes these proteins:
- the PTAFR gene encoding platelet-activating factor receptor has translation MDEEKSFRVDSEFRYTLFPIVYGIIFVLGIVSNGYVLWVFITLNPTKKLNEIKIFMVNLTVADLLFLITLPLWIVYYFNQGDWILPKYLCNVAGCLFYINEYCSVAFLGVITYNRFQAVTDPIKAAQSTMRRRGIILSLIIWVVIVGSASYFLFLNSTNNVPSKANGQNVTRCFENYETRSIPVLVIHVIIVFCFFIVFFVILVCNVIIIRTLLSQPLQLQNNANIKQKALWMVCTVMAVFFICFVPHHIVQLPWVLAELEMAFQHDSHVHQLINDAHQVTLCLMSINCVLDPIIYCFLTKKFRKHLSERLQSMKGSRKCSRVTMDTGVEVSVPLNNYPINPMDN, from the coding sequence ATGGATGAAGAGAAGTCCTTCCGGGTAGATTCAGAATTCAGATACACCCTCTTCCCCATTGTTTATGGCATCATCTTTGTGCTGGGTATCGTCTCTAATGGCTATGTGCTTTGGGTGTTTATCACCCTCAACCCTACCAAGAAATTAAACGAGATCAAGATCTTCATGGTCAACTTGACAGTGGCCGATCTGCTCTTCTTGATTACTCTGCCCTTGTGGATTGTCTATTATTTTAACCAGGGCGACTGGATCCTCCCCAAATACCTCTGCAATGTGGCAGGCTGTCTCTTCTACATCAATGAGTACTGTTCTGTGGCTTTTCTTGGGGTCATTACTTATAATCGCTTCCAGGCTGTGACAGACCCCATTAAAGCAGCCCAATCCACCATGCGCAGGCGGGGCATCATTCTGTCTTTGATCATCTGGGTGGTGATTGTGGGGTCTGCCTCATATTTCCTCTTTTTGAATTCGACCAACAATGTTCCCTCAAAGGCCAATGGGCAAAATGTCACCCGCTGCTTTGAAAATTACGAAACGAGAAGCATCCCTGTGCTCGTCATCCATGTCAtcattgttttttgcttcttcatCGTATTCTTTGTGATCCTGGTCTGCAATGTGATCATTATCCGGACCTTGTTGTCTCAACCCCTCCAGCTGCAAAACAACGCTAACATTAAACAGAAAGCCCTCTGGATGGTTTGCACAGTGATGGCTGTCTTCTTCATCTGCTTTGTGCCTCACCACATTGTCCAGTTGCCCTGGGTCCTGGCAGAGCTGGAGATGGCTTTTCAACATGATAGCCATGTCCATCAGCTCATCAATGATGCCCACCAAGTGACCCTCTGCCTCATGAGCATCAATTGTGTCTTGGACCCCATCATCTACTGTTTTCTCACCAAGAAATTCCGAAAACACCTTTCAGAAAGATTACAGAGCATGAAAGGGAGTCGCAAATGTTCCCGGGTCACTATGGACACAGGTGTAGAAGTCTCTGTGCCCCTCAACAACTACCCCATCAATCCCATGGACAATTAG